From a single Campylobacter concisus genomic region:
- a CDS encoding DUF3972 domain-containing protein: protein MQTYLGVDEFCKLVHLEREVIEDMINRGVLKTKEENGEILIEASEGTMSVVPSVSQNLSLQPQSQDGISFVEKTIGTILNLHEKVLDAKDETLETLRNENKFLKEALISMQELYDEDRKTVETLTKQLKISQDEVEFLKRKYKLMWNQAVENFNGQK from the coding sequence GTGCAGACCTATCTTGGAGTTGATGAATTTTGCAAACTTGTGCACTTGGAGCGTGAAGTTATCGAAGATATGATAAATCGTGGCGTTTTGAAAACCAAAGAGGAAAATGGAGAAATTTTGATAGAAGCGAGCGAAGGAACAATGAGTGTGGTGCCTAGTGTTTCGCAAAATTTATCCTTGCAGCCGCAAAGCCAAGATGGTATCAGCTTTGTTGAAAAGACGATTGGAACGATATTAAATTTACACGAAAAAGTGCTTGACGCAAAGGATGAGACGCTTGAAACCCTAAGAAATGAGAATAAATTTTTAAAAGAGGCGCTCATTTCGATGCAAGAGCTCTATGACGAGGATAGAAAAACAGTCGAGACGCTCACAAAACAGCTTAAAATTTCACAAGATGAAGTTGAATTTCTAAAACGAAAATACAAGCTCATGTGGAACCAAGCGGTTGAAAATTTTAACGGGCAAAAGTAG
- a CDS encoding GyrI-like domain-containing protein, with the protein MKIINLEDSFEIYGVKTRTKNEDEIGGKGKIPALWSKFMREYYDGNSEIYSVYCNYESDLNGHYDNFIGTRLSHKSDEILEIKSGKYAVFSFAREPQNVAKFWGEIWKYFESSESKRAYKTDFELYGSDEIKIFISILG; encoded by the coding sequence ATGAAGATTATAAATTTAGAGGATAGCTTTGAAATTTACGGAGTAAAAACTCGCACTAAAAATGAAGATGAGATAGGCGGCAAGGGTAAAATTCCAGCTTTATGGTCTAAATTTATGAGAGAGTACTATGATGGCAATAGTGAAATTTATAGCGTTTACTGCAACTATGAAAGCGATCTTAACGGACATTACGATAACTTCATCGGCACAAGATTAAGTCACAAAAGTGATGAAATTCTAGAGATAAAAAGTGGCAAATACGCCGTTTTTAGTTTTGCAAGAGAGCCACAAAATGTTGCAAAATTTTGGGGTGAAATTTGGAAGTATTTTGAAAGTAGTGAGTCAAAAAGAGCTTATAAAACGGATTTTGAGCTTTACGGCAGCGACGAGATAAAAATTTTTATATCTATTTTGGGTTAG
- the purE gene encoding 5-(carboxyamino)imidazole ribonucleotide mutase — translation MKFVSIIMGSKSDYEIVSEAAKTLEKFGVKYELIISSAHRSPKRTSEYVANAEKKGAKVFIAAAGMAAHLAGAIAANTTKPVIGIPMAGSALSGVDALYSTVQMPSGMPVATLAIGKAGAINAAYLAVQILALEDDGLASALKADREAKIKALEEDSSKVEVIL, via the coding sequence ATGAAATTTGTTTCTATTATAATGGGAAGTAAAAGCGACTATGAGATCGTTAGCGAGGCGGCAAAAACTCTTGAAAAATTTGGCGTAAAATATGAACTGATAATCAGCTCAGCTCACAGAAGTCCAAAAAGAACTAGTGAGTACGTCGCAAATGCTGAGAAAAAGGGTGCAAAAGTCTTTATTGCAGCTGCTGGTATGGCGGCTCACCTAGCTGGTGCGATCGCTGCAAATACAACAAAACCAGTAATAGGCATACCAATGGCAGGCTCGGCTCTAAGTGGCGTTGATGCACTTTACTCAACTGTGCAAATGCCAAGTGGCATGCCAGTGGCAACTCTAGCTATCGGCAAGGCTGGTGCTATAAATGCGGCCTATTTGGCGGTGCAAATTTTAGCTCTTGAAGATGATGGTCTGGCAAGTGCTCTAAAAGCTGACAGAGAGGCGAAAATAAAGGCTTTAGAGGAAGATTCTTCAAAGGTTGAAGTGATACTGTAA